The Lysinibacillus pakistanensis genome includes a window with the following:
- a CDS encoding ATP-dependent Clp protease ATP-binding subunit, whose amino-acid sequence MMFNRFTQRAQKVLQLAQEEAIRWKHESIGTEHILLGLIREGGGIAAKALEAIDISPQTIEAGIEELVGKGKEDVGPIVHYTPRAKKVIELSVDESRKLGHSYIGTEHLLLALIREGEGVAARVLNNAGVGLNKARQQVLLLLGNNDNAQSGQQAAQAANTPTLDSLARDLTQIAREGSLDPVIGRSKEITRVIEVLSRRTKNNPVLIGEPGVGKTAIAEGLAQQIINNEVPEILRDKRVMTLDMGTVVAGTKYRGEFEDRLKKVMDEIRQAGNVILFIDELHTLIGAGGAEGAIDASNILKPSLARGELQCIGATTLDEYRKYIEKDAALERRFQPIQVDEPTVEEAIQIIQGLRDRYEAHHRVKITDEAIEAAAKMGDRYISDRFLPDKAIDLIDEAGSKVRLRSFAVPPNLKALEDKLENVRSEKNAAVSGQEFEKAASLRDTEQKLKDEIETTRKNWKEEQGKSESKVTVDDVAAVVSMWTGIPVSKIASEESSKLLQLEEELHKRVVGQGEAVEAISRAIRRARAGLKDPKRPIGSFIFLGPTGVGKTELARALAEVMFGDEDAMIRVDMSEYMEKHSTSRLVGSPPGYVGFDDGGQLTEKVRRKPYSVVLLDEIEKAHPDVFNILLQVLEDGRLTDSKGRVVDFRNTVVIMTSNVGADALKYQKNLGFNVGGTESKHKDMKGTMLEELKKAFRPEFLNRIDEMIVFHSLEKEHLKEIVSMMANALTKRLKEQDISLELTDAALEKIAQEGYDPQYGARPLRRALQKQVEDRLSEELLKGNVEKGNQVIIDYVNDDFVVKKKEGISASN is encoded by the coding sequence ATGATGTTTAATCGTTTTACACAACGCGCACAAAAAGTATTACAGCTTGCACAGGAAGAGGCAATTCGTTGGAAACACGAATCAATAGGAACAGAGCATATTCTATTAGGGCTTATTCGTGAAGGCGGCGGTATAGCTGCGAAAGCATTAGAAGCCATCGATATTAGTCCTCAAACAATTGAAGCAGGTATTGAAGAGTTAGTTGGAAAAGGGAAAGAGGATGTGGGTCCGATTGTCCACTATACACCTAGAGCGAAAAAAGTCATTGAGCTATCAGTTGATGAATCACGCAAATTAGGTCATTCATATATCGGTACGGAGCATTTGCTATTAGCGCTTATTCGTGAAGGTGAAGGTGTGGCTGCTCGTGTATTAAATAACGCTGGTGTCGGCTTAAATAAAGCACGTCAGCAAGTGCTATTACTACTAGGCAATAATGATAATGCTCAATCTGGTCAACAAGCTGCCCAGGCTGCCAATACCCCTACATTAGATAGCCTTGCGCGAGACTTAACACAAATTGCTCGAGAAGGCTCTTTAGACCCTGTGATTGGTCGAAGCAAAGAAATTACGCGTGTTATTGAGGTATTATCTCGTCGTACAAAAAACAACCCTGTATTAATTGGTGAGCCAGGGGTAGGTAAAACAGCTATTGCTGAAGGTCTAGCACAGCAAATTATTAATAATGAAGTGCCAGAGATTCTTCGTGATAAACGCGTCATGACACTTGACATGGGAACAGTTGTAGCAGGTACAAAATACCGTGGTGAATTTGAGGATCGCTTGAAAAAGGTGATGGATGAGATTCGCCAAGCAGGAAATGTTATTTTATTTATTGATGAATTGCATACATTAATCGGCGCAGGTGGTGCAGAGGGGGCAATTGATGCATCAAATATTCTAAAACCTTCTCTAGCACGTGGTGAGCTTCAATGTATCGGTGCAACAACATTAGATGAATATCGTAAATATATTGAAAAGGATGCGGCTTTAGAGCGTCGTTTCCAACCAATACAAGTTGATGAGCCAACAGTTGAAGAAGCGATTCAAATTATCCAGGGCTTACGTGATCGCTATGAAGCACATCACCGTGTGAAAATTACAGATGAAGCGATTGAGGCTGCCGCAAAAATGGGTGACCGCTATATTTCTGACCGTTTCTTACCAGATAAAGCGATTGACTTAATTGATGAAGCGGGCTCAAAAGTACGCTTACGTTCATTTGCAGTTCCACCAAATTTAAAAGCGCTTGAAGATAAGCTCGAAAATGTACGCTCTGAAAAGAATGCTGCAGTCTCTGGTCAAGAGTTTGAAAAGGCAGCCTCTTTAAGAGATACCGAACAAAAGCTAAAAGATGAAATTGAAACGACAAGAAAGAATTGGAAGGAAGAGCAAGGGAAATCTGAATCAAAAGTTACAGTGGATGATGTAGCAGCAGTCGTATCTATGTGGACTGGAATCCCTGTATCAAAAATTGCCTCTGAAGAGTCCTCTAAGCTATTACAATTAGAGGAAGAGCTACACAAACGAGTGGTAGGTCAAGGGGAGGCAGTAGAGGCCATTTCTCGTGCTATTCGCCGTGCAAGAGCAGGCTTAAAAGATCCAAAACGACCAATTGGCTCATTTATTTTCTTAGGGCCAACAGGGGTTGGTAAAACAGAGCTTGCAAGAGCACTAGCTGAAGTGATGTTTGGTGATGAGGATGCGATGATTCGAGTTGATATGTCTGAATATATGGAGAAACATTCCACTTCGCGCTTAGTTGGTTCACCTCCAGGCTATGTAGGCTTTGATGATGGCGGCCAGTTAACAGAAAAGGTTCGTCGTAAACCATATTCAGTTGTATTACTAGATGAGATTGAAAAAGCTCATCCAGATGTTTTCAATATTCTACTACAAGTGCTTGAAGATGGTCGTTTGACAGATTCTAAAGGTCGTGTAGTGGACTTCCGTAACACGGTTGTTATTATGACATCAAACGTTGGGGCAGATGCTTTAAAATACCAGAAAAACTTAGGCTTCAATGTTGGTGGTACGGAATCTAAACATAAAGACATGAAGGGAACAATGCTTGAGGAATTGAAAAAAGCATTCCGACCAGAGTTCTTAAACCGTATTGATGAGATGATTGTGTTCCACTCATTAGAAAAAGAACACTTAAAAGAAATTGTTTCCATGATGGCAAATGCTTTAACAAAACGTCTAAAAGAACAAGATATTTCGTTAGAGTTAACAGATGCTGCGCTTGAGAAAATTGCACAAGAGGGCTATGATCCTCAATACGGCGCCCGCCCGCTACGCCGTGCACTACAAAAACAAGTGGAAGACCGCTTATCAGAAGAATTACTGAAAGGCAATGTAGAGAAGGGCAATCAAGTGATTATTGATTATGTGAATGATGACTTTGTGGTAAAGAAAAAAGAAGGCATTTCTGCATCTAACTAA
- a CDS encoding protein arginine kinase: protein MMIESFLERATPAWMSVEDDYSDIVISTRIRLARNLDGYRFPLSFTENEALQVEQAVTHAVQDSPKLQDHYSYFAVKDLTSLQRQILVEKHLISPQLAKKEQVGSMLLSDDESISIMVNEEDHLRIQCMTASFQLQRAYEQANKIDRALEKSLPYAFRDTFGYLTSCPTNIGTGLRASVMMHLPALTLTGQMSQIINAMTRLGMTVRGIYGEGSENLGNVYQVSNQITLGKTEEDILADIQSVAEKIIQKERHARGKLIEKAELALEDRVYRALGTLTHARILTSEEAATCLSNVRLGVDLQLIEGIKATTLNECVVCMQPGFLQHYAGEVLPPAERDRVRAKMLREALFRENMSKPIIGKKGEDSYDV, encoded by the coding sequence GTGATGATTGAATCGTTTTTAGAACGAGCTACACCAGCATGGATGAGCGTGGAGGACGATTATTCAGATATAGTCATTAGTACACGTATCCGTCTTGCACGAAATTTAGATGGCTATCGTTTTCCTCTGTCCTTTACAGAGAATGAGGCATTACAGGTAGAGCAGGCTGTAACACACGCTGTTCAGGATAGCCCGAAACTACAAGATCATTACTCGTATTTTGCCGTCAAGGATTTAACATCCTTACAGCGTCAAATTCTTGTAGAAAAGCATTTAATTAGCCCTCAGCTTGCCAAAAAAGAACAGGTTGGCTCCATGCTATTATCTGATGATGAATCAATTAGCATTATGGTGAATGAAGAGGACCATTTACGCATTCAATGTATGACAGCGAGTTTTCAGCTGCAAAGGGCATATGAGCAGGCCAATAAAATTGATCGAGCCCTAGAAAAATCTTTACCTTATGCATTTCGTGATACTTTTGGATATCTTACAAGTTGCCCAACAAATATCGGTACTGGTTTACGAGCTTCCGTTATGATGCACCTACCTGCCCTTACATTAACAGGTCAAATGAGTCAAATTATTAATGCCATGACAAGGCTAGGAATGACGGTAAGAGGGATATATGGGGAAGGTAGCGAAAACTTAGGGAATGTTTACCAAGTGTCAAATCAGATAACACTGGGTAAAACAGAGGAGGATATTTTGGCTGACATTCAAAGCGTCGCCGAAAAAATTATTCAAAAGGAGCGACATGCAAGAGGTAAGCTAATCGAAAAAGCAGAGCTTGCTCTAGAAGACCGAGTATACCGTGCATTAGGTACTTTAACGCATGCTCGAATTTTAACGAGCGAAGAGGCAGCTACCTGCTTGTCCAATGTTCGTTTAGGGGTAGATTTACAGTTGATAGAAGGCATTAAGGCGACAACTTTAAACGAGTGTGTTGTCTGTATGCAACCAGGATTTTTACAACACTATGCAGGAGAGGTTTTACCACCTGCTGAGCGCGATCGCGTACGAGCGAAAATGCTTCGTGAGGCATTATTTCGTGAAAATATGAGTAAGCCTATTATAGGAAAAAAAGGAGAGGATTCATATGATGTTTAA
- a CDS encoding UvrB/UvrC motif-containing protein yields the protein MICEHCKQRNATVTVTQVQNGQKVEHHYCDVCASQFHPFHAEFKQEPVSIQQLLSNWFGSPTWQQQKVDEKQQAQPQPQTCPQCGFTYKRFLKEGKFGCPSCYDSFSEHLPKLFNRIQAGPQHLGKMPGAHSNIYVIKKQIEDIRKLMKVAIDEEQFEEAAKLRDEVKELEKQLQFEGGDVS from the coding sequence ATGATTTGCGAACATTGCAAGCAGCGTAATGCGACGGTAACTGTAACACAAGTTCAAAATGGACAAAAGGTAGAGCATCATTACTGTGACGTCTGCGCCTCGCAGTTCCATCCATTTCATGCAGAATTTAAACAAGAGCCTGTATCTATTCAACAGCTATTATCTAATTGGTTTGGCTCACCGACATGGCAACAACAAAAAGTGGATGAAAAACAACAGGCGCAGCCACAACCACAAACTTGTCCACAATGTGGCTTTACGTATAAAAGATTTTTAAAAGAAGGAAAATTCGGTTGCCCTAGCTGCTATGACAGCTTTAGCGAGCACCTACCAAAGCTCTTTAATCGAATACAAGCAGGACCTCAACATCTAGGTAAGATGCCCGGCGCTCATAGCAATATTTACGTCATTAAAAAACAAATAGAAGATATCCGTAAACTTATGAAAGTAGCTATAGATGAGGAACAGTTTGAGGAGGCCGCGAAACTGCGGGATGAAGTGAAGGAATTGGAAAAACAGCTACAATTTGAAGGTGGTGATGTGTCGTGA
- a CDS encoding CtsR family transcriptional regulator translates to MRNISDIIEGYLKQVLELGGEGHIEIKRSEIADKFQCVPSQINYVINTRFTAERGYLVESKRGGGGYIRILRVRANSQIDLIDDVLRQIEGGASQTMAEDLVYRLIDEQVISKREAKLMLAAIDRSTLDLPLPLRDTIRARILRAMLTTIKYEQQK, encoded by the coding sequence ATGCGTAATATATCAGACATCATAGAAGGCTACTTGAAGCAAGTACTTGAATTAGGTGGAGAAGGGCATATTGAAATTAAGCGCAGTGAAATTGCTGATAAATTCCAATGTGTGCCCTCACAAATAAATTATGTGATCAATACTAGATTTACTGCCGAACGAGGTTATCTTGTTGAAAGCAAACGTGGTGGTGGTGGATACATACGAATTTTACGTGTCCGCGCGAATTCACAAATCGATTTGATCGACGATGTCCTCAGGCAGATAGAGGGAGGGGCATCGCAAACAATGGCAGAAGATTTAGTTTATCGGCTTATCGATGAGCAGGTAATTTCAAAGAGAGAAGCGAAGTTAATGTTAGCGGCAATTGATCGCTCAACTCTGGATTTGCCACTCCCGTTACGGGATACCATTCGAGCAAGAATATTAAGAGCGATGCTAACAACAATCAAATATGAACAGCAAAAATAG
- a CDS encoding DUF4870 domain-containing protein produces the protein MEAKWSKVIIHASPFFAPWLVPILFFLISSDEEVKAISIQALLFQIVMGVLIAISVALSFVLVGLPFLIIFGIMLFVVPIIGIVKALSDEPWHYPIVGRWI, from the coding sequence TTGGAAGCTAAATGGTCTAAGGTAATCATACACGCAAGTCCGTTTTTTGCGCCATGGTTAGTACCAATTTTATTTTTCTTAATTAGTTCTGATGAGGAAGTAAAAGCTATTTCCATTCAAGCACTACTGTTCCAAATTGTAATGGGTGTTTTAATTGCAATTTCTGTGGCACTAAGTTTTGTACTCGTTGGTTTACCATTCCTAATTATTTTCGGTATTATGTTGTTTGTCGTACCGATTATTGGAATTGTAAAGGCTTTATCTGATGAACCATGGCATTACCCAATTGTTGGTCGCTGGATATAA
- a CDS encoding class I SAM-dependent methyltransferase, with protein sequence MEFNNTLANEYEKGIRRTLPSYDAMLRLTQTFYQSTLPEKAELLVVGSGSGNEILQLAEHKPTWSFVGIDPSEAMLHVAEERLKSLPNQISLYQGTMLDTKLPSGEFDAASCILVLHFINGTQEKLATLKEIANNLKPGAPFVLVSKYGQPGSLETELQFDLWRAYWLQHTKLSPLEVADMEKSIRSLSFMPEEDILTLLQEAGFTRPSRFFATTLFGGWICYKEV encoded by the coding sequence ATGGAATTTAATAACACGCTAGCAAACGAATACGAAAAGGGTATTCGTCGAACATTACCTAGTTACGATGCCATGCTACGTTTAACACAAACCTTTTATCAATCCACACTACCTGAGAAAGCTGAATTGCTAGTAGTTGGCTCTGGAAGCGGCAATGAAATTTTACAACTTGCAGAGCATAAGCCAACTTGGTCATTTGTGGGCATCGATCCCTCTGAGGCCATGTTACATGTAGCGGAGGAGCGTTTAAAATCTTTGCCTAATCAAATTTCTTTATACCAAGGAACCATGCTGGATACGAAGTTACCCTCTGGAGAGTTTGATGCAGCTAGCTGTATTTTAGTGCTGCATTTTATCAATGGGACTCAAGAAAAGCTTGCAACATTGAAAGAAATAGCAAATAATTTAAAGCCTGGTGCACCATTTGTTCTTGTTTCAAAATATGGGCAGCCTGGCTCTTTAGAAACCGAATTACAATTTGATTTATGGCGGGCCTATTGGCTGCAGCACACAAAGCTATCTCCCTTAGAGGTAGCTGATATGGAAAAATCCATACGCTCCCTTTCTTTTATGCCTGAGGAGGATATTTTAACACTACTTCAAGAGGCAGGATTTACAAGACCATCCAGATTTTTTGCCACTACATTATTTGGTGGATGGATATGCTATAAAGAAGTCTAA
- the corA gene encoding magnesium/cobalt transporter CorA — protein MIRTIGITKDQQLIKGFPIEDINKNHFEWYWVDFDCPTTEEELLLDTFFHFHPLAIEDCLLRLQRPKLDFYDDFHFFVIHRVNEELAAEEVNIFVSNKFIVTFHKNTAPEIDRVQNMLEKQPKNWERGTVYLTYQVIDKIVDNYFPLVYKIEDHLNALEDELNYQSNLNAMKIVFEFRSDLLDLRRTILPMRDLLYRILNSYRFSLNKSERAYFGDIYDHLLKLTEMVESNRELTADMRDSYMAMSSSRMNGIMMTLTIVSTIFIPLTFIAGVYGMNFDNMPELHGKYSYFIVLGIMILIVIFMLAVFKWKGWFKLFKP, from the coding sequence GTGATACGCACAATCGGGATTACGAAGGATCAACAACTCATAAAGGGTTTTCCTATCGAGGATATAAACAAGAATCATTTTGAATGGTATTGGGTCGATTTTGATTGCCCTACTACTGAAGAAGAGCTGCTATTGGATACGTTTTTTCATTTTCATCCACTTGCTATAGAAGACTGCTTATTGCGTTTACAGCGACCAAAGCTCGATTTTTATGATGATTTCCACTTCTTTGTTATTCATAGAGTGAATGAAGAATTAGCAGCAGAGGAAGTTAATATTTTTGTTTCCAATAAATTCATTGTAACCTTTCATAAAAATACTGCTCCCGAAATCGATAGAGTGCAGAATATGCTAGAAAAACAACCGAAAAATTGGGAACGTGGTACAGTGTATTTAACCTATCAGGTAATTGATAAAATCGTTGACAATTACTTCCCACTTGTCTATAAAATTGAGGATCATTTGAATGCTCTAGAAGATGAACTAAACTATCAAAGTAATCTAAATGCCATGAAAATCGTATTCGAATTTCGTAGTGACTTGCTTGATTTACGGCGCACTATTCTACCAATGCGCGATTTATTATACCGTATTCTTAATTCATATCGATTCTCACTAAATAAATCAGAACGAGCCTATTTCGGAGATATTTATGATCATTTGCTAAAGCTGACAGAAATGGTGGAATCCAACCGTGAGCTGACGGCCGATATGCGCGACAGCTATATGGCAATGAGCTCCAGTCGTATGAATGGCATTATGATGACCTTAACCATCGTGTCAACAATCTTTATCCCATTAACCTTTATTGCAGGTGTATATGGGATGAACTTTGACAATATGCCTGAGCTACATGGTAAATACAGCTACTTTATCGTCTTAGGTATTATGATTCTTATTGTGATCTTTATGCTGGCGGTCTTTAAATGGAAAGGCTGGTTCAAATTATTTAAACCTTAA
- a CDS encoding globin-coupled sensor protein, with product MSWFTKKNDSSYSITIAPENYKKNVQLDISNHPKLQKQLQLLNLTVEDLAIIKQLQPLAKDLIPEMVDQFYAAISLSPDLLDIINRTSQIDRLKVTLHKHLSDIFESRINDSYIDERKAIAETHVRIGLQSKWYIASFQSLTSTFTSFANKLDISKHDAILAINAFCKIINFEQQLVIEAYEKEEERIRTAADETKHALVTTIQSTAEELNAISDETAASLLVISSQTDDIAVATKQGLSFVADTKEKSRRGQQQLQEQNDLIQVILQSVNGLEVTMNQLRTSSQKISEIVGLVTGIADQTNLLALNASIEAARAGEHGKGFAVVAEEVRKLAEETKNAVQNVSHLIKETESNITTMSNSVINVDQKIQHSVDTQNSLSKSFNDIAEAVSGIQQQYVNTSRDISAISNLITELSQGATLVSSSSDSLINVVNELNM from the coding sequence ATGAGTTGGTTTACAAAAAAGAACGATTCAAGCTACTCAATTACAATAGCACCTGAAAACTATAAAAAAAATGTACAGTTGGATATCTCTAACCATCCAAAACTTCAAAAACAATTACAACTTTTAAATTTAACGGTTGAGGATTTAGCCATTATTAAACAGTTGCAGCCTTTAGCAAAGGATTTAATCCCTGAAATGGTTGATCAATTCTATGCAGCCATTAGCTTAAGTCCAGATTTATTAGATATTATTAATAGAACTTCACAGATTGATCGTTTAAAGGTTACTTTACATAAGCACCTTAGTGATATTTTTGAAAGCCGTATCAACGACTCCTATATTGACGAACGAAAGGCAATTGCAGAAACCCACGTTCGAATCGGTCTTCAATCAAAATGGTATATCGCCTCATTTCAGTCTTTAACTTCAACATTTACAAGCTTTGCTAACAAATTAGATATTTCAAAGCATGATGCGATTCTTGCTATCAATGCCTTCTGTAAAATTATTAACTTTGAGCAACAGCTTGTCATTGAAGCCTACGAAAAAGAGGAAGAACGTATACGCACGGCAGCAGATGAAACAAAGCATGCACTTGTGACAACTATTCAAAGCACAGCTGAGGAGCTGAACGCTATTAGTGATGAAACAGCGGCGTCCCTATTAGTTATCTCCTCTCAAACAGATGATATTGCGGTAGCCACTAAGCAAGGTTTAAGCTTTGTTGCTGATACGAAGGAAAAATCTAGACGTGGCCAACAACAGTTACAAGAGCAAAACGATTTAATACAAGTTATTTTACAAAGTGTAAATGGTCTTGAGGTCACAATGAATCAGTTACGCACCTCCTCTCAAAAGATTTCCGAGATTGTTGGACTAGTAACAGGTATTGCAGATCAAACAAATCTATTAGCATTGAATGCATCTATTGAGGCAGCTCGCGCTGGGGAGCATGGTAAAGGCTTTGCTGTTGTAGCAGAGGAAGTACGAAAGCTTGCTGAAGAAACAAAAAATGCTGTACAAAATGTTTCCCATCTCATTAAAGAAACGGAAAGTAATATTACAACCATGTCGAATTCTGTTATTAATGTGGATCAAAAAATTCAACATAGTGTAGACACGCAAAATAGCTTATCCAAATCATTTAATGATATTGCTGAAGCTGTCTCTGGTATTCAGCAGCAATATGTCAATACATCAAGAGATATTTCTGCCATTTCAAATTTAATTACTGAGCTCTCTCAAGGTGCCACTCTTGTTTCCTCTTCTTCTGACTCGCTTATTAATGTGGTGAATGAATTAAACATGTGA
- a CDS encoding acyl-CoA thioesterase encodes MTNNAMPMSQSRTVQTRLVLPPDTNNHNSIFGGRVLAYIDEIAAVTAMKHAKGHVVTASIDSVDFLSAAHVGDILEIESIVSSTGRSSMEVYVRVTSRNIETGEEKLTTESFVTMVAVDDDGKPKPVPAIYPETDEEKRLFETGPARREHRKQKRSLPH; translated from the coding sequence ATGACAAACAACGCTATGCCAATGAGCCAGTCACGTACTGTTCAAACGCGTCTCGTGTTACCGCCAGATACCAATAACCACAACTCCATTTTCGGTGGAAGAGTGTTAGCCTATATTGATGAAATTGCTGCTGTTACTGCAATGAAGCATGCTAAAGGGCATGTAGTGACAGCTTCTATTGATTCTGTTGACTTTTTATCAGCCGCCCATGTAGGAGATATTTTAGAAATTGAAAGTATTGTTTCATCGACGGGCCGTTCTTCAATGGAGGTCTATGTTCGGGTTACTTCCAGAAACATTGAAACGGGTGAGGAGAAATTAACAACCGAATCATTTGTAACGATGGTTGCAGTAGATGATGATGGGAAGCCTAAGCCGGTTCCGGCAATCTACCCTGAGACAGATGAAGAAAAACGTCTTTTTGAAACAGGACCAGCTCGACGAGAGCATCGTAAACAAAAACGTTCATTACCACATTAA